One region of Flavobacterium sp. GSB-24 genomic DNA includes:
- the ccoS gene encoding cbb3-type cytochrome oxidase assembly protein CcoS, with amino-acid sequence MSVIYLLISVSIFVAICFFIAFIAAVKSGQYDDDYTPSVRILFDDETKIISPNNNSPIEEKQV; translated from the coding sequence ATGAGTGTTATTTATCTATTAATTTCAGTGAGTATTTTCGTGGCAATTTGCTTCTTTATTGCCTTCATTGCAGCTGTCAAATCCGGCCAGTACGACGACGATTATACACCCTCAGTCAGAATTCTTTTTGACGACGAGACCAAAATTATTTCCCCAAATAATAATTCACCAATCGAAGAAAAACAAGTATAA
- the ccoN gene encoding cytochrome-c oxidase, cbb3-type subunit I, producing the protein MEMEQFYYDNKIVKKFIYATILFGVVGMLVGLTLAVMYLFPNMTDGISWLSYGRLRPLHTNAVIFAFVGNAFFAGMYYSLQRLLKARMFSDFLSNLHFWGWQLIIVAAAITLPLGYTSSKEYAELEWPIDIAIALIWVVMGINMIGTMLRRRERHLYVAIWFYLATFVTVAVLHIFNNIEIPVSGLKSYSVYAGVQDALVQWWYGHNAVAFFLTTPFLGLMYYFIPKVANRPVYSYRLSIIHFWSLIFIYIWAGPHHLLYSALPNWAQNLGVAFSVMLIAPSWGGMINGLLTLRGAWDKVREEPVLKFFVVAITGYGMATFEGPMLSLKNVNAIAHYTDWIVAHVHVGALAWNGFMSFGIIYWLIPRMTKSNLFSKKLANFHFWIGTLGIIVYTIPLYVAGFQQASMWKQFNPDGTLTYGNFLETVTAIMPMYWMRAIGGTLYLIGMLTLVYNIIMTVRAGNPVEDELAQAPALQRISSGRVRGEKFHSWLERKPIQLTILATIAILIGGIIQIVPTIMVKSNIPTISSVKPYTPLELEGRDLYIREGCVGCHSQSVRPFRSEVERYGVQSKAGEFVYDHPFLWGSKRTGPDLLRVGGKYNDNWHFNHFWNPQSISAGSIMPGYKWLFDNKAMDISLTQKKMQAMISLGVPYSEADVANAQKTLREQAVKIEKSLENDPDFVKSYEDSKKKAAAKGEKFIPMNEREIVALIAYIQRLGTDIKVKETK; encoded by the coding sequence ATGGAAATGGAACAGTTTTATTACGACAACAAAATTGTAAAAAAATTCATTTACGCCACAATCCTCTTTGGAGTTGTGGGTATGTTAGTGGGGCTTACCCTTGCGGTAATGTACCTTTTTCCCAACATGACAGATGGGATTTCGTGGCTGAGTTATGGCCGTTTAAGACCATTACACACCAACGCAGTAATTTTTGCCTTTGTGGGTAATGCCTTTTTTGCAGGTATGTACTATTCGCTGCAAAGATTGCTAAAAGCCAGAATGTTTAGCGATTTTTTAAGTAATCTTCATTTTTGGGGATGGCAGCTTATTATTGTTGCTGCAGCCATTACACTTCCATTAGGTTATACTTCTTCTAAAGAATATGCAGAATTAGAATGGCCAATTGATATTGCAATCGCCTTAATTTGGGTGGTAATGGGAATCAATATGATTGGTACTATGCTGAGACGTAGAGAGCGTCACCTATATGTTGCAATTTGGTTTTACTTAGCAACATTTGTAACGGTAGCAGTACTTCATATCTTTAATAATATTGAAATTCCAGTTTCTGGTCTAAAAAGTTATTCTGTTTATGCAGGAGTTCAAGATGCACTTGTACAATGGTGGTACGGACATAATGCAGTAGCATTTTTCCTTACGACACCGTTCTTAGGATTAATGTATTATTTTATTCCTAAAGTAGCAAACAGACCTGTTTATTCCTATAGATTATCTATTATACACTTCTGGTCTTTAATCTTTATTTATATCTGGGCAGGACCACACCACTTATTATATTCTGCATTGCCAAACTGGGCACAGAATTTAGGAGTTGCATTTTCAGTAATGTTAATTGCACCATCTTGGGGAGGTATGATCAATGGACTTTTAACTTTAAGAGGAGCTTGGGACAAAGTTCGTGAAGAACCAGTTTTAAAATTCTTCGTTGTAGCAATTACAGGTTACGGAATGGCAACTTTTGAAGGTCCGATGCTTTCTTTGAAAAACGTAAATGCTATCGCGCATTATACAGACTGGATCGTTGCACACGTGCACGTTGGAGCTTTAGCTTGGAATGGTTTCATGTCATTTGGTATTATTTACTGGTTAATTCCTCGAATGACAAAATCGAATTTGTTCTCTAAAAAATTAGCAAACTTCCATTTCTGGATTGGTACTTTGGGTATTATTGTCTATACGATTCCTTTATATGTAGCTGGTTTTCAACAAGCTTCTATGTGGAAACAATTTAATCCAGACGGTACATTAACTTATGGAAACTTCCTTGAAACGGTAACTGCGATTATGCCAATGTATTGGATGAGAGCTATCGGTGGTACTTTGTACTTAATAGGAATGTTGACATTGGTTTACAATATCATAATGACAGTTAGAGCTGGGAATCCTGTAGAAGATGAATTGGCTCAAGCACCTGCTTTACAAAGGATCAGCAGCGGACGTGTAAGAGGTGAGAAATTCCACTCTTGGTTAGAGAGAAAACCAATTCAATTAACAATTTTAGCTACAATCGCTATTTTAATTGGAGGTATTATTCAAATTGTACCTACTATAATGGTAAAATCAAATATTCCGACAATTTCGAGTGTAAAACCCTATACACCGCTGGAACTAGAAGGACGTGATTTATACATTAGAGAAGGTTGTGTGGGATGTCACTCTCAATCAGTTCGTCCATTCAGAAGTGAAGTTGAGCGTTATGGAGTACAGTCTAAAGCGGGTGAATTCGTATACGATCATCCATTTTTATGGGGATCAAAACGTACAGGTCCAGATCTATTAAGAGTAGGAGGTAAGTACAATGATAACTGGCACTTTAACCACTTCTGGAATCCGCAAAGTATCTCTGCAGGATCAATTATGCCAGGATATAAATGGTTATTTGATAATAAAGCAATGGATATCTCATTAACGCAGAAAAAAATGCAGGCTATGATTTCGCTTGGAGTTCCTTATAGTGAAGCAGATGTAGCTAACGCACAAAAAACTTTAAGAGAGCAGGCTGTAAAAATTGAGAAAAGCTTAGAAAACGATCCTGACTTTGTAAAAAGTTATGAAGACAGCAAGAAAAAAGCTGCTGCAAAAGGAGAAAAGTTCATTCCTATGAACGAAAGGGAAATCGTTGCTTTGATTGCTTATATTCAAAGACTTGGTACTGATATTAAAGTAAAAGAAACTAAATAA
- a CDS encoding CcoQ/FixQ family Cbb3-type cytochrome c oxidase assembly chaperone yields MFEQIKHNMETISGIEIYPILSLLIFFFFFVGLGFWVFSYRKDKIQEMSSIPLDEGLVVITKDK; encoded by the coding sequence ATGTTCGAACAAATAAAACACAATATGGAAACAATATCGGGTATAGAAATTTACCCGATTCTTTCCCTCTTGATTTTCTTCTTCTTTTTCGTAGGATTAGGCTTTTGGGTGTTCTCTTATAGAAAAGACAAAATTCAGGAAATGAGTAGTATACCTTTAGATGAAGGACTTGTTGTAATTACAAAAGATAAATAA
- a CDS encoding cbb3-type cytochrome c oxidase N-terminal domain-containing protein, whose product MKKFFPVYVRVPLIFFIVFALMEYFIDSGDRPAFIKYPMVSLFLFVFLFILIAIEITLSAVNRVMYQLLSPEEKAKLDHEESLSFKESTWFKNLMQKLTKTSPIEKEGELLMDHDYDGIKELDNNLPPWWVYLFYICIIFGVIYVVRYEVLGADNQEMELKKEMAQAKIDVEEYLKTAPDLMDEKTVVLLTDEPSLAAGKEIFTTNCAACHRADAGGQIGPNLTDNHWILGGGIKNLFHTITNGGRDGKGMIAWKGTLKPKEIQKVASYILSLQGSNPKDPKAPDGEIWVDDSAPAKDAPASASKETAEVKK is encoded by the coding sequence ATGAAAAAGTTTTTCCCAGTATATGTTAGAGTACCGTTGATTTTCTTCATCGTATTTGCTTTGATGGAATATTTTATAGATTCAGGCGATAGACCTGCTTTTATAAAATATCCGATGGTATCACTCTTTTTGTTTGTATTCTTATTTATTTTAATTGCAATTGAAATAACATTAAGTGCTGTTAACCGAGTGATGTATCAATTATTATCACCAGAAGAAAAAGCAAAATTAGATCATGAAGAAAGTTTAAGTTTCAAAGAAAGCACTTGGTTCAAAAACCTAATGCAAAAATTGACTAAAACTTCACCAATTGAAAAAGAAGGCGAGCTGCTAATGGATCATGATTATGATGGAATCAAGGAGCTTGATAATAATTTACCGCCATGGTGGGTATATTTATTCTACATCTGTATCATTTTTGGAGTAATTTATGTTGTTCGTTACGAAGTTCTAGGAGCCGACAATCAAGAAATGGAGTTGAAAAAAGAAATGGCACAGGCTAAAATTGATGTTGAAGAATATTTAAAAACAGCACCAGATTTAATGGATGAAAAAACAGTTGTTTTACTTACTGATGAACCAAGTTTAGCTGCTGGAAAAGAAATATTCACAACCAATTGTGCAGCGTGTCACAGAGCAGATGCAGGAGGGCAGATTGGTCCAAACTTAACAGATAATCACTGGATTTTAGGAGGCGGAATTAAAAACTTATTCCACACGATTACAAATGGTGGCCGAGACGGAAAAGGAATGATTGCCTGGAAAGGAACTCTGAAACCAAAAGAAATTCAAAAAGTAGCGAGTTATATTTTGTCTCTTCAAGGAAGTAATCCTAAAGATCCAAAAGCTCCCGATGGAGAAATTTGGGTTGATGATAGTGCTCCAGCTAAAGATGCTCCAGCAAGTGCATCAAAAGAAACTGCAGAAGTTAAAAAATAA
- the ccoG gene encoding cytochrome c oxidase accessory protein CcoG, giving the protein MSNLPDEAFRDTIGTIDEGGKRKFIFPKKPSGKFYNYRKIVSYILLAILVINPFIKVNGNQFMMFNIMERRFNIFGFPFWPQDFYLFVISMLVGVVFVILFTVVFGRIFCGWVCPQTIFLEMVFRRIEYWIDGDRGSQSRLARQEWNAEKIRKRLTKWTIFFLISFGIANVFLAYLVGSDALFLMIEQGPIQQASNFITLLIFTGVFYFVFVWFREQVCIIACPYGRLQGVLLDNKSINVAYDFVRGEKEEGRAKFNKKEDRVLNGKGDCIDCLQCVHVCPMGIDIRNGTQLECTNCTACIDECDHIMDSVGLPKGLIRYASEDEIAKKEPFKFTARMKGYTAVLFILLSIFVGMLFLRTNVQAVVLRLPGQLFQHKGDKISNVYTYKIVNKTMKDYNDIHFELIDQKGEIKNVGKQNFKVAKEGISQGTLFIEINEVLLESDKTKVKIGVYNGSELIETTTTNFLGPRSFN; this is encoded by the coding sequence ATGTCAAATTTACCAGACGAAGCTTTTAGAGATACCATTGGAACTATAGATGAAGGTGGTAAACGGAAATTTATTTTCCCAAAGAAACCGTCTGGTAAATTTTACAATTACAGAAAAATTGTCAGCTACATTTTATTGGCAATTTTAGTCATAAATCCGTTTATTAAGGTAAATGGAAATCAGTTTATGATGTTCAATATAATGGAACGTCGTTTTAATATTTTTGGATTCCCTTTTTGGCCACAGGATTTTTACCTCTTCGTAATATCAATGCTTGTCGGCGTTGTATTTGTAATTTTATTTACAGTTGTTTTTGGCCGGATATTTTGTGGCTGGGTTTGCCCGCAGACCATTTTTCTTGAAATGGTTTTCCGCCGTATCGAATATTGGATAGATGGAGACCGAGGCTCGCAGTCACGTTTAGCAAGACAGGAATGGAATGCGGAAAAAATTAGAAAAAGATTAACCAAGTGGACAATTTTCTTTTTGATTTCTTTTGGTATCGCGAATGTTTTCCTAGCATATTTGGTTGGAAGTGACGCTCTTTTTTTGATGATTGAGCAAGGTCCAATTCAGCAGGCTAGTAATTTTATTACACTTCTTATTTTTACTGGAGTTTTCTATTTTGTTTTTGTCTGGTTTCGCGAACAAGTATGCATTATTGCTTGTCCTTACGGAAGACTGCAAGGTGTTCTTTTAGATAATAAATCAATCAATGTGGCGTATGATTTCGTTAGAGGTGAAAAAGAAGAAGGCAGAGCGAAATTTAATAAAAAAGAAGATAGGGTTTTAAATGGAAAAGGAGACTGTATCGACTGTCTTCAATGTGTTCACGTCTGTCCAATGGGAATAGACATTAGAAATGGAACGCAGTTAGAATGTACAAATTGTACAGCTTGTATTGATGAATGCGACCATATAATGGATTCAGTTGGCTTGCCCAAAGGTCTAATTCGTTACGCTTCTGAAGATGAAATTGCTAAAAAAGAGCCTTTCAAGTTTACAGCAAGAATGAAAGGTTATACAGCAGTTCTGTTTATTTTGTTGAGCATTTTTGTTGGGATGTTATTTTTAAGAACTAATGTTCAGGCAGTTGTTTTACGTTTACCAGGACAGCTTTTCCAGCATAAAGGAGATAAAATCAGTAATGTTTACACGTATAAAATTGTAAACAAAACAATGAAAGATTACAACGATATTCATTTCGAATTAATCGATCAAAAAGGAGAAATTAAAAATGTTGGAAAACAGAATTTTAAAGTTGCTAAAGAAGGAATTTCTCAAGGAACATTATTCATCGAAATAAATGAAGTTTTATTGGAAAGCGATAAAACAAAAGTAAAAATAGGAGTTTATAATGGTTCTGAACTCATAGAAACAACAACTACAAATTTCTTAGGACCACGCAGTTTTAATTAA
- a CDS encoding FixH family protein: MKINWGTGIVIAFGLFMTFILYFVFEVQSNSKYDNDLVVEEYYKHDTHFQEEMARIQNAHDLQHKPSIKYTDNGVAVTFPAGFESNKVKGNILLYRPSNKKFDFNTQIALTNSELIIPQKKLIKGRWDVNMEWQYEGKKYLTKEVIYVN; the protein is encoded by the coding sequence ATGAAAATTAATTGGGGTACCGGAATTGTCATAGCATTTGGATTGTTTATGACGTTTATTTTATATTTTGTTTTTGAAGTACAATCAAATTCTAAATACGATAACGATTTGGTTGTCGAGGAATATTACAAGCATGATACGCATTTTCAGGAAGAAATGGCCCGAATTCAAAATGCGCATGATTTGCAGCATAAACCATCAATCAAATATACAGATAATGGTGTAGCAGTAACTTTTCCTGCTGGATTTGAAAGTAATAAAGTAAAAGGCAATATTCTACTATACAGACCTTCAAACAAAAAATTTGATTTTAATACTCAGATTGCCTTAACCAATTCAGAATTGATTATTCCGCAGAAAAAATTAATAAAAGGCCGCTGGGATGTCAATATGGAATGGCAGTACGAAGGTAAAAAATATTTAACCAAAGAAGTTATCTACGTAAATTAA
- a CDS encoding sulfite exporter TauE/SafE family protein, which produces MLFSAFFLGLISSLHCVGMCGPIAMMLPVDRQNEAKKVTQVMTYHFGRLTSYATIGLIFGLLGRGFLLAGLQQKMSIIIGVIMIIVVLIPEKKFAEYNFSKPVYKIISKIKTNLGSQFKNKSYKSLFTIGLLNGFLPCGMVYVALFGAIAMQSASYGVFYMLLFGIGTIPLMTIVVYVNTLLKLPFRNKIQKAIPYVAVIIGVLFILRGLGLGIPYISPSNMSLFVQQTPNCH; this is translated from the coding sequence ATGTTATTCTCAGCTTTCTTTTTAGGTCTCATCAGTAGTCTGCATTGCGTTGGAATGTGCGGACCCATTGCTATGATGCTTCCCGTAGACAGACAAAATGAAGCAAAAAAAGTAACTCAGGTTATGACCTATCATTTTGGTCGTTTAACTTCTTACGCCACAATCGGACTGATTTTTGGACTATTAGGAAGAGGTTTTTTACTAGCTGGATTACAGCAAAAAATGTCAATAATTATAGGTGTAATTATGATTATCGTTGTTTTAATTCCAGAGAAAAAATTTGCCGAGTATAATTTTTCTAAACCAGTCTATAAAATTATCTCTAAAATTAAAACCAACTTAGGGAGTCAATTTAAAAACAAAAGTTACAAATCTCTTTTTACAATTGGACTATTAAATGGTTTCTTGCCATGCGGAATGGTTTATGTTGCCTTATTTGGAGCAATTGCGATGCAAAGCGCTTCTTATGGAGTTTTTTACATGTTGTTATTCGGCATAGGAACTATACCATTAATGACTATCGTCGTGTATGTAAATACGTTGTTGAAATTACCATTTAGAAATAAAATTCAAAAAGCAATTCCGTATGTTGCGGTGATAATTGGAGTTTTATTTATCCTTAGAGGTTTAGGATTGGGAATTCCGTATATTTCTCCCTCAAATATGAGTTTATTTGTACAGCAGACTCCAAACTGCCATTAG
- the hemN gene encoding oxygen-independent coproporphyrinogen III oxidase — protein sequence MKISLTQKYNVPGPRYTSYPTVPYWNEAEFTTEKWITSLQKSFSESNSKNGISLYIHLPFCESMCTFCGCNKRITKNHSVEETYIKALLKEWSLYCKVLPERPVIKEIHLGGGTPTFFSKENLEHLINGIFSYAVKAENHEFSFEGHPNNTTYEQLKKLYDLGFRRVSFGVQDYSAKVQKAINRIQPFHNVAKVTFWAKEIGYTSIGHDIIFGLPFQTVEDVIDTVEKTNSLKPDRLAFYSYAHVPWIKGNGQRGFNDENLPKDAEKRKLYEIGKQLLTKNGYHEIGMDHFALESDSLYKAAHNGNLHRNFMGYGASKTQVMIGLGVSSISDSWYSFAQNTKNLEDYYQLLEWDKLPVVKGHILNDEDLIIRKHILNLTCELQTAWTKDFLNFAELPEVLTALKEIENDGLIVIEDNKIKITEEGRPFVRNICMAFDLHLKRKSPETNLFSMTV from the coding sequence ATGAAAATCTCTTTGACTCAAAAGTACAATGTCCCAGGTCCAAGATATACCAGCTATCCGACAGTTCCGTATTGGAATGAAGCTGAGTTTACAACAGAGAAATGGATCACTTCTTTACAAAAATCCTTTTCGGAAAGTAATTCAAAGAACGGCATTAGTTTATACATTCACTTACCTTTTTGCGAGAGCATGTGCACTTTCTGCGGATGCAACAAGCGTATTACAAAAAATCATTCTGTTGAAGAAACGTATATAAAAGCACTTTTAAAAGAATGGAGTTTATATTGTAAAGTACTCCCAGAGAGACCTGTTATTAAAGAAATACACTTAGGCGGCGGAACACCCACCTTTTTTTCAAAAGAAAATCTAGAGCATCTTATAAACGGAATTTTCAGTTATGCTGTAAAAGCAGAAAATCATGAATTTAGTTTTGAAGGACATCCCAACAATACCACTTATGAACAGCTTAAAAAATTATATGATTTAGGCTTTCGCCGAGTAAGTTTTGGGGTTCAGGATTATTCTGCTAAAGTGCAAAAGGCTATAAATAGAATTCAGCCTTTTCATAATGTTGCCAAAGTAACATTTTGGGCAAAAGAAATTGGTTACACCTCAATTGGTCATGATATAATATTTGGTCTTCCTTTTCAAACTGTTGAAGATGTAATTGATACAGTTGAAAAAACAAATTCTTTAAAACCAGACCGCTTAGCTTTTTACAGCTACGCTCATGTGCCTTGGATAAAAGGAAATGGACAACGTGGTTTTAATGATGAAAATCTTCCTAAAGATGCCGAAAAAAGAAAACTGTATGAAATAGGAAAACAGCTTTTAACTAAAAATGGTTATCATGAAATTGGGATGGATCATTTTGCATTAGAAAGTGACAGTTTATACAAAGCGGCTCACAATGGTAATCTGCATCGTAATTTTATGGGTTATGGAGCTTCTAAAACACAGGTTATGATTGGCTTGGGAGTTTCTTCTATTAGTGACAGCTGGTATAGTTTTGCACAGAACACTAAAAATCTAGAAGATTATTATCAATTATTAGAATGGGATAAATTACCTGTTGTAAAAGGTCATATTTTAAATGATGAAGATCTAATTATTAGAAAACACATTCTAAATTTAACTTGTGAATTACAGACTGCCTGGACAAAGGATTTTTTAAATTTTGCCGAACTTCCTGAAGTTTTAACTGCTTTGAAAGAAATAGAAAATGATGGTTTGATTGTTATCGAAGATAATAAAATAAAAATTACCGAAGAAGGAAGACCTTTTGTGCGTAATATTTGTATGGCTTTTGATTTACATCTAAAAAGAAAATCACCAGAAACTAATTTGTTTTCAATGACTGTGTAA
- a CDS encoding DoxX family protein — MENVKSLNKWANSHTYLPVDLVRIVLGGFLFMKGVSFVTNIQYLHDLISPIDKFGGGMFMLHYIAPAHMIGGIMIIFGLLTRWAIAAQLPILFGAVLINFMGKMHSENLILAVVVLLICIFFLFYGSGKHSADYYFKMQQ; from the coding sequence ATGGAAAATGTAAAAAGTTTAAATAAATGGGCGAATTCGCACACTTATTTGCCAGTTGATTTAGTACGTATTGTTTTGGGTGGATTTTTATTTATGAAAGGTGTATCATTTGTCACCAATATTCAATACCTGCATGATTTAATTTCTCCTATAGATAAATTTGGCGGAGGTATGTTTATGCTGCATTACATTGCTCCTGCACATATGATTGGCGGTATCATGATTATTTTTGGATTACTAACTCGTTGGGCAATTGCAGCTCAATTACCAATATTATTTGGTGCAGTTCTCATCAATTTCATGGGAAAAATGCATTCAGAAAATTTAATTTTAGCTGTTGTCGTTTTATTAATCTGCATTTTTTTCTTGTTTTACGGAAGCGGCAAGCATTCTGCAGATTACTATTTTAAAATGCAACAATAA
- a CDS encoding carboxyl transferase domain-containing protein: MDLNFNKNEDHNKLLLSELKQKFAKVKLGGGEKRIEKLHSEGKMTARERIAYLLDENAKSIEIGGFAGEGMYAEHGGCPSGGVVVKIGYIKGKQCIVVANDATVKAGAWFPITGKKNLRAQEIAMENRLPIIYLVDSAGVYLPMQDEIFPDKEHFGRIFRNNAQMSSMGITQIAAVMGSCVAGGAYLPIMSDEALIVDKTGSIFLAGSYLVKAAIGETIDNETLGGATTHCEISGVTDYKAKDDKDALDKIKNIVDKIGDYDKAGFSRIKAEKPALDPNEIYGILPKARSEQYDMMEIIKRLVDNSEFEAYKDGYGQSLITGYARIDGWAVGIVANQRKVVKTKKGEMQFGGVIYSDSADKATRFIANCNQKKIPLVFLQDVTGFMVGSKSEHGGIIKDGAKMVNAVSNSVVPKFTVIVGNSYGAGNYAMCGKAYDPRLIFAWPSAELAVMGGTQAAKVLAQIEASSLKAKGELVDEQKETELFNKIKARYDEQTSPYYAAARLWTDAIIDPLETRNWISLGIEAANHAPIQKPFNLGVIQV; this comes from the coding sequence ATGGATTTAAACTTCAATAAAAACGAAGATCACAATAAACTGCTCCTTTCTGAATTAAAACAAAAATTTGCCAAAGTAAAATTAGGCGGAGGCGAAAAAAGAATCGAAAAATTGCATTCTGAAGGTAAAATGACAGCCCGTGAAAGGATTGCATATTTATTGGATGAAAATGCAAAAAGTATTGAAATTGGCGGTTTTGCAGGAGAAGGAATGTATGCAGAACATGGCGGATGCCCTTCGGGAGGCGTTGTTGTAAAAATTGGTTACATCAAAGGAAAACAATGCATTGTGGTTGCAAATGATGCGACAGTAAAAGCTGGAGCATGGTTTCCGATTACAGGAAAGAAAAACCTACGCGCACAGGAAATTGCAATGGAAAACAGACTTCCTATTATTTATTTGGTAGACAGCGCGGGCGTTTATCTTCCAATGCAGGATGAAATTTTTCCAGATAAAGAACACTTCGGCCGCATTTTTAGAAATAATGCTCAAATGAGCAGTATGGGAATTACGCAGATTGCCGCCGTAATGGGAAGCTGTGTTGCGGGCGGTGCCTATCTTCCTATCATGAGCGATGAGGCATTAATTGTAGATAAAACTGGAAGTATTTTCCTTGCCGGAAGTTATTTGGTAAAAGCGGCAATTGGAGAAACTATTGACAACGAGACTTTAGGCGGAGCGACAACGCATTGTGAAATTTCTGGAGTAACCGATTATAAGGCTAAAGACGACAAAGATGCTTTAGATAAAATCAAAAATATAGTAGACAAAATTGGTGATTATGATAAAGCTGGTTTCAGCCGAATTAAAGCTGAAAAACCTGCTTTAGATCCAAACGAAATCTACGGAATCCTTCCGAAAGCAAGATCTGAACAATATGATATGATGGAAATCATCAAACGTTTGGTCGATAATTCTGAATTTGAAGCTTATAAAGATGGCTACGGTCAATCGCTTATTACAGGCTACGCCAGAATAGACGGCTGGGCGGTTGGTATCGTTGCTAACCAGCGAAAAGTGGTAAAAACAAAAAAAGGAGAAATGCAGTTTGGCGGCGTGATCTACTCAGACAGCGCAGATAAAGCTACCCGATTTATAGCCAATTGCAACCAGAAAAAAATTCCTTTAGTATTCCTTCAAGATGTAACAGGTTTTATGGTCGGTTCTAAATCAGAGCATGGCGGCATTATAAAAGACGGCGCCAAGATGGTAAACGCCGTAAGTAATTCTGTCGTTCCTAAATTTACAGTTATTGTCGGAAATTCTTATGGCGCAGGAAATTATGCCATGTGCGGAAAAGCGTATGACCCTCGATTAATATTTGCCTGGCCAAGTGCAGAACTTGCCGTTATGGGCGGAACACAAGCGGCAAAAGTATTGGCACAAATTGAAGCTTCTTCGCTAAAAGCAAAAGGAGAATTGGTAGACGAACAAAAAGAAACAGAATTATTCAATAAAATAAAAGCACGCTACGACGAACAGACTTCGCCTTACTATGCAGCAGCAAGACTTTGGACAGATGCCATAATTGATCCTTTAGAAACTCGTAATTGGATTTCTTTAGGTATCGAAGCAGCAAACCATGCCCCTATTCAAAAACCATTTAATTTAGGTGTAATTCAGGTGTAG
- the lpxD gene encoding UDP-3-O-(3-hydroxymyristoyl)glucosamine N-acyltransferase — MRSYSIQEINEVINGVIYGTTSQSITATEQLEKATTSEISFIGNKKYEKYWSTSNASIAVVNEDISIEPGENRAFIKVKNADLAMSQILALFAPPTPIFHNNIHRTATIDDTAIIGEGAKIGAGCYIGPKVEIGAHTTIYPNVTILDECTVGKNTIIWSGTVVRERCHIGSDCIIHPNATIGADGFGFRPCTEKGLVKIPQIGNVIIGNGVEIGANSCVDRGKFSSTVLGDGCKIDNLVQIGHNSKLGKFCIMAGNSGLAGSVTLGNGVIIGGSASIKDHTTIGDGAIVGAGSGVIGDVPAGKTMLGYPAVEARDALKQWATLKRMACAIKK, encoded by the coding sequence ATGAGATCGTATTCAATTCAAGAAATTAATGAAGTAATTAATGGCGTAATTTACGGCACTACTTCACAAAGCATAACCGCAACAGAACAATTAGAAAAAGCTACAACTTCAGAAATTTCTTTTATAGGAAATAAAAAATACGAAAAATACTGGTCGACATCAAATGCATCAATTGCGGTAGTTAATGAAGACATTTCGATCGAACCTGGTGAAAATCGCGCTTTTATTAAAGTAAAAAATGCCGATTTGGCCATGTCACAAATTCTTGCCCTTTTTGCCCCTCCTACTCCTATTTTCCATAACAATATTCACAGAACTGCGACTATTGACGACACAGCTATAATTGGAGAAGGCGCTAAAATTGGTGCCGGATGTTATATTGGACCAAAAGTAGAAATTGGTGCACATACAACTATTTATCCAAATGTGACTATTTTGGACGAATGTACTGTCGGAAAAAACACCATTATTTGGTCTGGAACAGTTGTACGTGAACGCTGCCATATTGGAAGCGACTGTATCATTCATCCAAATGCAACAATTGGCGCAGATGGTTTTGGATTTCGCCCTTGTACTGAAAAAGGTTTAGTGAAAATTCCACAAATTGGAAATGTTATTATTGGCAACGGAGTTGAAATTGGAGCAAATTCTTGCGTTGACCGCGGTAAATTTAGTTCTACAGTTCTGGGAGATGGCTGCAAAATTGATAATTTAGTACAGATTGGACATAACAGCAAGTTAGGTAAGTTCTGTATAATGGCAGGAAACAGCGGTTTGGCGGGTTCTGTAACTTTAGGAAATGGCGTTATTATTGGCGGAAGCGCTTCCATAAAAGACCATACAACTATTGGAGACGGAGCTATCGTTGGTGCTGGATCTGGCGTTATAGGTGATGTCCCAGCAGGAAAAACAATGCTTGGTTATCCAGCTGTTGAAGCGCGTGATGCTTTAAAACAATGGGCAACACTAAAGAGAATGGCTTGTGCTATTAAAAAATAA